Proteins co-encoded in one Streptomyces diastaticus subsp. diastaticus genomic window:
- a CDS encoding FAD-binding and (Fe-S)-binding domain-containing protein: protein MELDVAGLEKALRERVRGEVRFDAGSRAAYSTDGSNYRQVPIGVVVPRDVDAGAEAIAVCARFGAPVLSRGGGTSLAGQCANTAVVIDWTKYCNRLVSLDAQRRTCVVEPGIVLDELNRQLSAHGLKFGPKPSTHSHCALGGMIGNNSCGASAQAYGKTVDNVRRLEIVTYDGTRCWVGPTSDEEYQEVVAAGGRRAELYQGLRDIIDRHADDVRLGYPDIPRRVSGYNLDSLLPEKGFDVARALVGSEGTLVTVVRAELHLVPVPAHEAMVVLGYSDICAAADDVPRLLEHGAPELLEAIDGRMAQLMRQEHSHLASLDEFPEGGSWLLVQFSGDSQESADAQVRELLDALGKSEDDSDVSMSDDPRREQRMLRAREAGLGVTARPPDGRETWEGWEDSSVPPDRLGDYLRDLRALFCEFDYDAASLYGHFGQGCVHTRIPFELKRADGVAAFRSFLFRAADLVVSYGGSLSGEHGDGQARGELLTRMFGERLVSAFSEMKRLFDPDDRMNPGKAVAPYRADENLRLGPLWRPRGEQTAFAYPDDDHSFTRAVMRCVGVGNCRSHEGGVMCPSYRATGEEEHSTRGRSRLLFEMLGGHADSAVTDGWRSTEVKDALDLCLACKGCKSDCPVGVDMATYKAEFLSHHYAGRPRPAAHYSMGWLPLWARLSRLAPRLTNAALGAPGVARLGKLLAGMAGEREAPVLAGESFVQWWIARDTPEPDPADPRTVVLWPDTFSTYFHPAIAKAAVRVLEDAGFRVAVPVQAVCCGLTWISTGQLTTAKKVLRRTLDVLRPWIEAGTPVVGLEPSCTVVFRSDAVELMPHDQDVQRLAAQFRTFAELLLDDTPEGWQPPRLARSAVVQKHCHQHAVTKYDADRELLRRAGLDADVLDEGCCGLAGNFGFERGHHALSMTIGEQGVLPAVRNAPDETLVLADGFSCRTQIEHGGTGRRAMHLAEALALGLDGPPPAGHPERAINRPAPAAGDARLFTAGVIAAAGAAAVVGCALLGRCRRER, encoded by the coding sequence ATGGAGCTTGACGTGGCCGGGCTGGAGAAGGCCCTGCGCGAGCGGGTACGCGGCGAGGTCCGCTTCGACGCGGGGAGCCGGGCCGCCTACTCCACCGACGGGTCGAACTACCGGCAGGTGCCGATCGGCGTGGTCGTCCCGCGGGACGTGGACGCCGGGGCCGAGGCCATCGCCGTATGCGCGCGCTTCGGTGCGCCCGTGCTGTCGCGAGGCGGCGGGACCAGTCTCGCCGGGCAGTGCGCCAACACCGCGGTCGTCATCGACTGGACCAAGTACTGCAACCGCCTGGTCTCCCTCGACGCCCAGCGGCGCACCTGCGTGGTGGAGCCGGGAATCGTGCTGGACGAGCTCAACAGACAGCTCTCCGCACACGGGCTGAAGTTCGGCCCCAAGCCCTCCACGCACAGCCACTGCGCCCTGGGCGGCATGATCGGCAACAACTCCTGCGGGGCCTCCGCCCAGGCGTACGGCAAGACCGTGGACAACGTGCGCCGCCTGGAGATCGTGACCTACGACGGGACGCGCTGCTGGGTCGGCCCCACCTCGGACGAGGAGTACCAGGAGGTCGTCGCGGCCGGAGGGCGCCGGGCCGAGCTGTACCAGGGGTTGCGGGACATCATCGACCGCCATGCGGATGACGTCCGGCTGGGTTATCCCGACATCCCCCGGCGGGTGTCGGGATACAACCTCGACTCGCTGTTGCCCGAGAAGGGCTTCGACGTGGCGCGCGCACTGGTCGGCAGCGAAGGCACCCTGGTGACGGTGGTGCGGGCCGAACTCCACCTGGTGCCCGTACCGGCCCACGAGGCCATGGTCGTACTCGGGTACAGCGACATCTGCGCCGCGGCCGACGACGTGCCGCGTCTGCTGGAGCACGGAGCCCCCGAACTGCTGGAGGCCATCGACGGGCGGATGGCCCAGCTCATGCGGCAGGAGCACTCCCATCTTGCCTCGCTGGACGAGTTCCCCGAGGGCGGGAGCTGGCTCCTGGTGCAGTTCAGCGGCGACAGCCAGGAGAGCGCCGACGCCCAGGTACGTGAACTCCTCGACGCTCTGGGCAAGAGCGAGGACGACTCCGACGTGTCGATGTCCGACGACCCGCGACGCGAGCAGAGGATGCTTCGCGCGCGGGAGGCCGGGCTGGGCGTGACCGCGCGGCCGCCGGACGGCAGGGAGACCTGGGAGGGCTGGGAGGACTCTTCGGTGCCGCCGGACCGGCTGGGGGACTACCTGCGCGACCTGCGCGCCCTCTTCTGCGAGTTCGACTACGACGCGGCCTCGCTCTACGGCCACTTCGGCCAGGGCTGTGTCCACACCCGCATCCCGTTCGAGCTGAAGAGGGCCGACGGTGTGGCGGCGTTCCGGTCGTTCCTGTTCCGCGCCGCCGACCTCGTCGTCTCCTACGGCGGGTCCCTCTCCGGTGAGCACGGCGACGGCCAGGCCCGCGGCGAACTGCTGACCCGGATGTTCGGCGAGAGGCTGGTCAGCGCCTTCAGCGAGATGAAGAGACTCTTCGACCCCGACGACCGGATGAACCCGGGCAAGGCCGTCGCCCCCTACCGCGCCGACGAGAACCTGCGCCTGGGGCCACTGTGGCGCCCCCGCGGCGAGCAGACCGCGTTCGCCTACCCCGACGACGACCACTCCTTCACCCGGGCGGTCATGCGCTGCGTCGGCGTCGGCAACTGCCGCAGCCACGAAGGCGGAGTCATGTGCCCCTCCTACCGGGCGACCGGCGAGGAGGAGCACTCCACTCGCGGCCGGTCCCGGCTGCTGTTCGAAATGCTCGGCGGCCACGCCGACTCCGCCGTCACCGACGGATGGCGCTCCACCGAGGTCAAGGACGCCCTCGACCTCTGCCTCGCCTGCAAGGGGTGCAAGTCGGACTGCCCGGTGGGCGTCGACATGGCCACGTACAAGGCCGAGTTCCTGTCCCACCACTACGCCGGCCGACCGCGTCCCGCCGCTCACTACTCGATGGGCTGGCTCCCCCTGTGGGCCCGGCTGTCCCGCCTCGCGCCCCGTCTGACGAACGCGGCACTCGGTGCCCCTGGGGTCGCCCGGCTGGGCAAGCTCCTGGCCGGGATGGCCGGCGAACGCGAAGCGCCCGTTCTCGCCGGGGAGTCCTTCGTCCAGTGGTGGATCGCGCGCGACACCCCCGAACCCGACCCCGCCGATCCGCGGACAGTCGTGCTGTGGCCCGACACGTTCTCCACGTACTTCCACCCCGCGATCGCCAAGGCCGCCGTGCGCGTGCTGGAGGACGCGGGATTCCGCGTCGCCGTGCCCGTCCAGGCCGTGTGCTGCGGACTCACCTGGATCTCCACCGGACAGCTGACCACCGCCAAGAAGGTGCTGCGCCGCACCCTGGACGTACTGCGGCCCTGGATCGAGGCAGGGACACCCGTGGTCGGCCTCGAACCCTCGTGCACCGTCGTCTTCCGCAGCGACGCGGTTGAACTCATGCCGCACGACCAGGACGTCCAGCGGCTGGCCGCGCAGTTCCGGACCTTCGCCGAACTGCTCCTCGACGACACCCCGGAAGGCTGGCAGCCGCCACGGCTCGCCCGGTCGGCCGTCGTCCAGAAGCACTGTCACCAGCACGCGGTGACGAAGTACGACGCCGACCGCGAACTGCTGCGCCGCGCCGGCCTCGACGCCGACGTGCTGGACGAGGGCTGCTGCGGCCTGGCCGGCAACTTCGGCTTCGAACGCGGACACCACGCCCTCTCGATGACGATCGGCGAGCAGGGCGTGCTGCCGGCCGTACGGAACGCACCCGACGAGACGCTCGTCCTGGCGGACGGCTTCAGCTGCCGCACCCAGATCGAGCACGGCGGCACCGGGCGGCGGGCCATGCACCTGGCTGAGGCACTGGCACTCGGGTTGGACGGGCCGCCGCCCGCCGGCCACCCGGAAAGGGCGATCAACCGGCCGGCGCCCGCGGCCGGGGACGCCCGCCTGTTCACGGCAGGCGTGATCGCGGCCGCCGGAGCGGCTGCCGTAGTGGGGTGTGCGCTGCTGGGCCGGTGCCGGCGCGAACGCTGA
- a CDS encoding thiamine pyrophosphate-requiring protein, producing the protein MKVSDYVLQRLREWEVDHVFSYAGDGINGLLAAWGRAGDDPKFVQARHEEMAAFEAVGYAKFSGKAGVCAATSGPGAIHLLNGLYDAKLDRVPVVAIVGQTDRSAMGGSYQQEVDLLSLYKDVASDFCEMVTVPEQLPNVIDRAFRTAYGRRTVTAVIIPADVQELDYSPPTHAFKMVPSSLGLSPSAPVPAEGDLDRAAEVLNAGEKVAVLIGQGARGARAEVEAVADLLGAGVAKALLGKDVLPDDLPYVTGSIGLLGTRPSYELMMDCDTLLVVGSSFPYTQFLPEFGQARAVQIDIDPHNIGMRYPFDVNLVGDARQTLKALLPHLKRKKHGTWRKKIEKDTARWWDVMERRAAVEADPVNPEHVVHSLDALLPDDVILAADSGSAANWYARHLRIRGSMRGSLSGTLATMGPGVPYVIGAKFAHPGRPALAIVGDGSMQMNGMAELITAAKYWQEWQDPRLIVAVLNNQDLNQVTWEMRAMSGAPQFLPSQAIPDVPYADFARSIGLGGVRVEEPGQVEAAWRQALAADRPFVIDFRTDPDVPPIPPHATREQAEAVVSAIVKGDSDRGGVIKQGIKAKVQEFLPGGHHGGQTPGGQGRKK; encoded by the coding sequence ATGAAGGTGTCCGACTACGTACTGCAGCGGCTGCGCGAGTGGGAGGTGGACCACGTCTTCTCCTACGCGGGCGACGGCATCAACGGCCTCCTCGCCGCATGGGGCCGAGCCGGCGACGACCCGAAGTTCGTCCAGGCCCGGCACGAGGAGATGGCCGCCTTCGAAGCCGTCGGCTATGCCAAGTTCTCCGGCAAGGCCGGAGTCTGCGCGGCGACCTCGGGGCCCGGCGCCATCCATCTGCTCAACGGGCTGTACGACGCGAAGCTGGACCGTGTCCCCGTGGTCGCGATCGTGGGGCAGACCGATCGCAGCGCCATGGGCGGCTCCTACCAGCAGGAAGTGGACCTGCTGAGCCTGTACAAGGACGTGGCCTCCGACTTCTGCGAGATGGTGACCGTCCCCGAACAGTTGCCCAACGTCATCGACCGGGCCTTCCGCACCGCCTACGGAAGGCGGACGGTGACGGCCGTCATCATTCCCGCGGACGTCCAGGAACTCGACTACTCGCCGCCCACGCACGCCTTCAAAATGGTGCCCTCCAGCCTCGGCCTGTCCCCCTCCGCACCCGTACCGGCCGAGGGGGACCTGGACCGGGCCGCCGAGGTGCTGAACGCGGGCGAGAAGGTCGCCGTCCTGATCGGACAGGGCGCCCGCGGCGCCCGCGCCGAGGTCGAGGCTGTCGCGGACCTCCTCGGCGCCGGCGTGGCCAAGGCACTGCTCGGCAAGGACGTCCTCCCCGACGACCTGCCGTACGTCACCGGCTCGATCGGCCTGCTGGGCACCCGCCCCTCCTACGAACTCATGATGGACTGCGACACTCTGCTCGTCGTCGGATCGAGCTTCCCGTACACGCAGTTCCTGCCGGAGTTCGGCCAGGCCCGCGCCGTCCAGATCGACATCGACCCGCACAACATCGGAATGCGGTACCCCTTCGACGTCAATCTCGTCGGAGACGCGCGGCAGACCCTCAAGGCGCTGCTGCCACACCTGAAGCGGAAGAAGCACGGTACCTGGCGCAAGAAGATCGAGAAGGACACCGCCCGCTGGTGGGACGTCATGGAGCGCCGCGCCGCCGTCGAGGCCGATCCCGTCAACCCGGAGCACGTCGTGCACAGCCTCGACGCGCTCCTGCCGGACGACGTCATCCTGGCCGCCGACTCCGGTTCCGCCGCCAACTGGTACGCCCGCCACCTCCGCATCCGCGGATCCATGCGGGGCTCCCTGTCCGGAACGCTCGCCACGATGGGCCCCGGCGTGCCGTACGTCATCGGTGCCAAGTTCGCCCATCCCGGCCGCCCGGCCCTGGCGATCGTCGGGGACGGCTCCATGCAGATGAACGGCATGGCCGAACTCATCACCGCCGCCAAGTACTGGCAGGAGTGGCAGGACCCGCGGCTCATCGTCGCCGTGCTGAACAACCAGGACCTCAACCAGGTCACCTGGGAGATGCGCGCCATGTCCGGGGCCCCGCAGTTCCTGCCCTCCCAGGCCATTCCCGACGTCCCCTACGCCGACTTCGCACGGTCCATCGGGCTCGGCGGCGTACGGGTCGAGGAGCCCGGCCAGGTGGAGGCGGCATGGCGTCAGGCGCTCGCCGCCGACCGGCCTTTCGTGATCGACTTCCGCACCGACCCGGACGTACCCCCCATCCCGCCCCATGCCACCCGGGAACAGGCCGAAGCTGTCGTGTCCGCGATCGTCAAGGGCGACAGCGACCGCGGAGGCGTGATCAAGCAGGGGATCAAGGCGAAGGTGCAGGAATTCCTCCCCGGCGGCCACCACGGCGGCCAGACCCCGGGCGGGCAGGGCAGGAAGAAGTGA
- a CDS encoding sensor histidine kinase, producing MRSASSAQEGGLPAHARLPAAANARLRLLVRWWEARPATVKDREFALVFTVLSFAPPLALIGARFGDLPVHGGSAVSVLLTLGQCLPIAVRTRWPGACLAVVGTSFAVHQCLGCPPTFGSLGLYVALYSVGAHQTRFRRTVPLAATGAYVLFGVVLHMLGSPAGVTDYLLFPLVLAAVWGLGALVRWEREREAVRRRLAARVAVAEERDRMARELHDVVTHHVTAMVVQAGAAQYLTASPDRLNSALETINSTGRRALAELRFLLGVLEATGDAEPQGRTPTPGRVADLVEQTRAGGQPVELIEEGEQPAITTGARLAAYRTVQESLTNAVKHAAGRQTLVRLTHTPHWTEVEVITAGTKGGTCGSAAPREDGSHLSGGRGLTGLRERVETLGGAFTAGARPEGGFRVHARIPAGGGA from the coding sequence GTGCGGTCCGCCTCCTCGGCGCAGGAGGGGGGTCTCCCCGCACACGCGAGGCTGCCGGCCGCCGCGAACGCCCGACTGCGCCTCCTGGTGCGGTGGTGGGAGGCGCGTCCTGCCACGGTCAAGGACCGGGAGTTCGCGCTCGTCTTCACGGTGCTGTCGTTCGCGCCCCCTCTGGCGCTGATCGGAGCACGCTTCGGTGACCTCCCCGTGCACGGTGGTTCCGCCGTGAGCGTGCTGCTGACACTCGGCCAGTGCTTACCCATCGCTGTGCGGACGCGGTGGCCGGGCGCCTGCCTCGCCGTGGTGGGTACGTCCTTCGCGGTTCACCAGTGCCTCGGTTGCCCCCCGACCTTCGGCAGCCTCGGGCTGTACGTCGCGCTGTACTCCGTCGGTGCCCACCAGACGCGTTTCCGGCGGACCGTGCCCCTGGCCGCGACGGGCGCCTACGTGCTCTTCGGCGTCGTCCTGCACATGCTGGGCTCGCCCGCCGGTGTGACCGACTACCTGCTCTTCCCCCTGGTCCTGGCGGCGGTGTGGGGACTGGGTGCCCTGGTGCGCTGGGAACGAGAGCGCGAGGCCGTGCGCAGGCGGCTGGCTGCTCGGGTGGCCGTAGCCGAGGAACGCGACCGCATGGCCCGGGAATTGCACGACGTGGTGACGCACCATGTGACGGCGATGGTGGTGCAGGCCGGCGCGGCCCAGTACCTCACCGCCTCCCCGGACCGGCTCAACAGCGCTCTGGAGACCATCAACAGCACCGGCCGTCGGGCGCTCGCGGAACTCCGGTTCCTCCTGGGCGTGCTGGAGGCGACCGGGGACGCGGAACCTCAGGGACGGACGCCCACGCCTGGACGAGTGGCCGATCTGGTGGAGCAGACGCGCGCGGGTGGTCAGCCCGTCGAACTGATCGAGGAGGGGGAACAGCCCGCCATAACCACGGGTGCCCGGCTCGCGGCCTACCGCACCGTGCAGGAATCCCTCACGAACGCCGTGAAGCACGCCGCGGGTCGACAGACGCTGGTACGCCTCACGCACACCCCCCACTGGACGGAGGTCGAGGTCATCACCGCCGGGACGAAGGGCGGCACTTGCGGGAGCGCCGCCCCGCGTGAGGACGGCTCTCACCTCTCAGGAGGACGGGGCCTGACCGGCCTGAGGGAACGGGTGGAGACGCTGGGCGGCGCGTTCACGGCAGGCGCTCGCCCCGAAGGCGGCTTCCGCGTGCACGCGCGCATACCCGCAGGGGGTGGCGCATGA
- a CDS encoding response regulator, producing the protein MSASATAIRVLICEDQALVRAGFVTILSAQPDMEVVGEVTDGRAAVRSAEELKPDVIVMDVRMPLLDGIEATRHLAGPASRSPARILIVTNFNVDAYVYEALRAGASGFLLKDAAPPELINAVRTVARGEALLAPAVTRALIGRHAERLRPAAAPVPPERERLKALTRREHEVLLLISEGLSNAEIATTLVLSPETVKTYVSRILTKLDLRDRVQAVVLAYRAGLAGSGNGERA; encoded by the coding sequence ATGAGCGCTTCCGCCACCGCGATCAGGGTGCTGATCTGCGAGGACCAGGCCCTCGTGCGCGCCGGCTTCGTCACGATCCTGTCCGCACAGCCCGACATGGAGGTCGTCGGGGAGGTCACCGACGGCCGGGCAGCCGTCCGCAGCGCCGAGGAGCTGAAGCCGGACGTCATCGTCATGGACGTCCGCATGCCCCTGCTCGACGGCATCGAGGCCACACGCCACCTCGCCGGCCCCGCCTCCCGCAGCCCCGCGAGAATCCTGATCGTCACCAACTTCAACGTCGACGCGTACGTGTACGAGGCCCTGCGCGCCGGCGCCAGCGGCTTCCTGCTGAAGGACGCCGCACCGCCCGAGCTCATCAACGCGGTACGCACCGTCGCCCGCGGCGAGGCCCTCCTGGCACCCGCCGTTACCCGCGCGCTGATCGGCCGCCACGCCGAGCGTCTGCGCCCCGCCGCCGCCCCCGTGCCGCCCGAGCGCGAGCGCCTGAAGGCTCTCACCCGACGCGAACACGAGGTCCTCCTCCTGATCAGTGAGGGCCTGTCGAACGCCGAGATCGCCACCACCCTGGTCCTCAGTCCCGAGACCGTGAAGACCTATGTCTCCCGCATCCTCACCAAGCTGGACCTGCGCGACCGCGTCCAGGCGGTGGTCCTGGCCTACCGGGCCGGCCTGGCGGGGAGCGGGAACGGGGAGCGGGCATGA
- a CDS encoding CPBP family intramembrane glutamic endopeptidase, with the protein MSTRRVWPTGVRLAVLVVLFLLVTGLAAGMRSVAGDNPVLSLTFGVAAAVIALAVYAAAVRFLEQRPVSELDTAGAVPTLRRGALVGLGLFTATLALIALSGGYGTRGGVSVGGAFTVLGMMVGVAVVEEILFRGIVFRLVEQLTGTLGALAVSGVLFGALHLVNSGATVWGALAIAVEAGLMLGAAYAATRTLWLPIGLHLGWNFAVSGVFGVTVSGNQDMPAGLFHSVLSGPAAITGGDFGPEASVFAILVCAVPAVVFLRSAMRRGRLHSRGRLRSEETRTVS; encoded by the coding sequence GTGTCGACGCGTCGCGTGTGGCCGACCGGGGTGCGGCTGGCGGTGCTGGTCGTGCTGTTCCTCCTGGTGACAGGGCTCGCCGCGGGGATGCGGAGCGTGGCGGGCGACAATCCGGTGCTGTCCCTGACGTTCGGGGTGGCGGCAGCGGTGATCGCGCTGGCGGTCTACGCGGCGGCGGTTCGGTTCCTCGAACAGCGCCCCGTGTCCGAACTGGACACCGCCGGTGCCGTGCCCACCCTGCGGCGGGGTGCCCTCGTCGGGCTCGGGCTCTTCACCGCCACGCTCGCGCTGATCGCTCTGTCCGGCGGCTACGGCACCCGAGGCGGAGTGTCCGTCGGTGGCGCCTTCACCGTTCTGGGGATGATGGTGGGCGTCGCGGTCGTGGAGGAGATCCTCTTCCGCGGCATCGTCTTCCGTCTCGTCGAACAGCTCACCGGCACGCTGGGCGCGCTGGCGGTCTCCGGCGTGCTGTTCGGAGCGCTGCACCTGGTGAACTCCGGCGCCACGGTGTGGGGAGCGCTGGCCATCGCGGTCGAGGCCGGCCTGATGCTCGGCGCGGCCTACGCGGCCACCCGCACTCTGTGGCTGCCGATCGGTCTCCACCTGGGCTGGAACTTCGCCGTGAGCGGTGTCTTCGGCGTCACGGTCTCCGGCAACCAGGACATGCCCGCCGGGCTGTTCCACAGCGTGCTGTCGGGACCCGCCGCGATCACCGGAGGCGACTTCGGGCCGGAGGCCAGCGTCTTCGCGATCCTCGTCTGCGCGGTCCCCGCGGTCGTGTTCCTGCGCTCGGCAATGCGCCGGGGGCGCCTCCACTCCCGTGGCCGACTCCGGTCCGAGGAGACGCGCACGGTGTCCTGA